From a single Citricoccus sp. SGAir0253 genomic region:
- a CDS encoding F510_1955 family glycosylhydrolase, protein MISLNRRAVLTGALTLLGAGALSSCASPSSTTASPAAGTGSPSAGTAITHVHAITRDSRSGHVLLATHQGLFRLQDQQLTQVGPVVDLMGFSQTPEGRYLASGHPAPGTDLPEPLGLAESTDGGQNWTVLSRGGSSDFHALAAGPHGILGFDGQLRFSADGRTWQDRAIPAAPAALAISPQTGTVLATTEAGMLRSTDHGATWTTLETPHLVQLVAWADDTTVVGASTNGYLLTSPDAGDTWTSSEQPVGTVSALGAGPADGSQVEALMVIGSGVLRTTDGGKTTEPLL, encoded by the coding sequence ATGATCTCGTTGAACCGCAGAGCCGTGCTGACTGGCGCACTGACGCTCCTGGGCGCTGGCGCCCTGAGCTCCTGCGCCTCCCCGAGCTCCACCACCGCCTCCCCGGCGGCCGGCACTGGCTCCCCCAGCGCCGGGACGGCCATTACCCATGTCCACGCCATCACCCGGGACTCCCGGTCAGGACACGTGCTGCTGGCCACCCACCAGGGACTGTTCCGCCTCCAGGATCAGCAGCTGACCCAGGTCGGCCCGGTCGTGGACCTCATGGGCTTCTCCCAGACCCCCGAGGGCCGCTACCTCGCCTCCGGGCACCCAGCGCCCGGCACGGACCTGCCCGAACCGCTCGGCCTGGCCGAGTCCACCGACGGCGGGCAGAACTGGACGGTCCTGTCCCGAGGAGGATCATCGGACTTCCACGCGCTGGCCGCCGGCCCCCACGGCATCCTGGGCTTCGACGGCCAACTGCGCTTCAGCGCGGACGGCCGCACCTGGCAGGACCGGGCGATCCCCGCCGCCCCGGCAGCCCTGGCGATCTCCCCGCAGACCGGGACCGTGCTGGCCACCACGGAAGCCGGAATGCTGCGCTCCACCGACCACGGCGCCACCTGGACCACCCTGGAGACCCCTCACCTAGTGCAACTGGTCGCCTGGGCCGACGACACCACTGTCGTGGGCGCCAGCACCAACGGGTACCTGCTGACCAGCCCCGACGCGGGGGACACGTGGACGTCCAGCGAACAGCCCGTCGGCACGGTGTCCGCACTGGGAGCAGGGCCCGCCGACGGCAGCCAGGTTGAAGCGCTGATGGTCATCGGCTCGGGCGTGCTCCGTACCACCGACGGCGGGAAGACCACTGAACCGCTCCTATGA